One genomic region from Leifsonia sp. Root1293 encodes:
- a CDS encoding ROK family protein, with the protein MRLGIDIGGTKTAAIAMDSNGRLSDQVRMPTGWGGPAVIETAVDAVRQAAALSGISVGDLRSIGIGIPGAVDSATGRVRHAVNLGVDDLDLGEALIERLGVSVSVENDVKAAAMGAQHLLTETGAANGFDSMAYLNLGTGLAAGIVQRGVLLRGGHGIAGEIGHIPIDPDGAMCSCGQRGCVETVAAGSAIARLWPTEDPLPARALFEAATSGDRVAIDVQQRFFDGVSAAVRILVLSTDVDAVVIGGGLSALGTPLIDGVRSALGRAAASSRFLASIGLAERVHIIPLGFPAAAVGAALAGVTHG; encoded by the coding sequence ATGAGACTCGGAATCGACATCGGCGGCACGAAGACGGCCGCCATCGCCATGGACTCCAACGGACGGCTCAGCGACCAGGTGCGGATGCCGACGGGGTGGGGCGGGCCAGCTGTGATCGAGACCGCCGTCGACGCAGTACGCCAGGCGGCGGCGCTCTCGGGCATCAGCGTCGGGGACCTCCGCTCGATCGGCATCGGAATCCCGGGGGCCGTCGACTCGGCCACGGGCCGGGTGCGCCACGCTGTCAACCTCGGCGTGGACGACCTCGACCTGGGTGAGGCTCTGATCGAGCGCCTCGGGGTGAGTGTCAGCGTGGAGAACGATGTCAAGGCCGCGGCCATGGGAGCCCAGCACCTCCTGACCGAGACCGGGGCAGCCAACGGATTCGACTCGATGGCCTACCTCAATCTCGGCACAGGTCTCGCCGCCGGCATCGTGCAGCGCGGCGTGCTGCTGCGCGGCGGCCACGGCATCGCCGGCGAGATCGGCCACATCCCGATCGACCCCGATGGAGCCATGTGCAGTTGCGGGCAGCGCGGCTGCGTCGAGACCGTCGCCGCGGGCTCGGCCATCGCCCGGCTGTGGCCGACGGAGGACCCCCTGCCTGCTCGCGCCCTGTTCGAGGCCGCGACATCCGGGGATCGCGTGGCGATCGACGTGCAGCAGCGCTTCTTCGACGGCGTATCGGCGGCGGTGCGCATCCTCGTGCTGTCGACTGACGTCGACGCCGTGGTCATCGGCGGCGGCCTCAGCGCCCTCGGGACGCCTCTCATCGACGGGGTGCGTTCCGCACTCGGTCGCGCAGCGGCATCCTCCCGTTTCCTCGCATCGATCGGCCTCGCCGAGCGCGTGCACATCATCCCACTCGGATTCCCGGCCGCAGCGGTCGGAGCAGCCCTCGCAGGAGTCACCCATGGCTGA
- the purU gene encoding formyltetrahydrofolate deformylase: MDFDAAVPHPSIHHHWVITVSCPDQPGIVHAVSGAIVSARGNITESQQFSSSDTGRFFIRLQVESLADRSEFEAALAPVIEHYGMAAHIDTVGRPLRTLVLASTAAHCVNDLLFRQRAGQLPVDIPLVLSNHSTLRDLVGFHGVPFEALPVTDAASKAAFEARVLRAVEEHDIELVVLARYMQILTPELCERLEGMAINIHHSFLPGFKGANPYKQAHARGVKLIGATAHFVTSDLDEGPIIEQNVVRVDHSRSPAELVAIGQDEESRTLSQAVKWFAERRVLQDGARTIIFR; this comes from the coding sequence ATGGACTTCGACGCCGCCGTGCCGCATCCTTCGATCCACCACCACTGGGTCATCACTGTCAGCTGCCCCGACCAGCCGGGTATCGTGCACGCCGTGAGCGGCGCCATCGTCTCGGCCCGGGGCAACATCACCGAGAGCCAGCAGTTCTCGAGCTCGGACACGGGCCGGTTCTTCATCAGGCTTCAGGTGGAGTCGCTCGCCGACCGCAGCGAGTTCGAAGCCGCCCTCGCCCCCGTCATCGAGCACTACGGCATGGCGGCGCACATCGACACCGTCGGTCGTCCGCTGCGCACGCTCGTGCTCGCATCGACGGCCGCGCACTGCGTGAATGACCTGCTGTTCCGCCAGCGCGCTGGCCAGCTGCCCGTCGACATCCCGCTCGTGCTCTCGAACCACTCCACCCTGCGCGACCTCGTCGGGTTCCACGGTGTGCCGTTCGAGGCCCTTCCGGTGACGGATGCCGCCAGCAAGGCGGCTTTCGAGGCCCGGGTCCTCCGGGCCGTCGAGGAGCACGACATCGAACTCGTCGTGCTGGCCCGCTACATGCAGATCCTGACGCCCGAGCTGTGCGAACGGCTCGAAGGCATGGCCATCAACATCCACCATTCCTTCCTGCCCGGCTTCAAGGGCGCGAATCCCTACAAACAGGCGCACGCCCGCGGTGTGAAGCTCATCGGCGCAACGGCCCACTTCGTGACCAGCGACCTCGACGAGGGACCGATCATCGAGCAGAACGTCGTCCGCGTCGACCACTCGCGCTCGCCGGCAGAACTCGTCGCCATCGGCCAGGACGAGGAGAGCCGCACCCTGAGCCAGGCCGTGAAGTGGTTCGCCGAGCGTCGGGTGCTTCAGGACGGCGCCCGCACGATCATCTTCCGCTGA
- a CDS encoding DeoR/GlpR family DNA-binding transcription regulator, whose translation MNRAERLTAVLDLLAQSGHVDVDDLVSTLGVSPATARRDLDTLAENQLLTRTRGGAVGNTVAYDLPLRYKHQQSAGQKQRIAAAASALVSKGSVIGLCGGTTATAVANALGSRHDLAEPSPQASLTVVTNAINIAVQLAMRPQIKIVVTGGVLHTRSYELVGSYSDLVLESVSLDIAFIGVNALDPTLGPMTHDEREAGVNTLMAARAARAVLIADSSKIGKKAFATMGGSARFGTIITDTGITDRQRGDLLDNGYEVIVA comes from the coding sequence ATGAACCGCGCCGAGAGACTCACAGCCGTGCTCGACCTGCTGGCCCAGAGCGGTCACGTCGACGTCGACGACCTGGTCTCGACGCTCGGCGTCTCGCCGGCGACGGCACGCCGCGACCTCGACACCCTCGCCGAGAACCAGTTGCTCACCCGAACCCGCGGCGGCGCCGTCGGGAACACCGTCGCGTACGACCTGCCGCTGCGCTACAAGCACCAGCAGAGTGCCGGCCAGAAGCAGCGCATCGCCGCGGCCGCGAGCGCCCTGGTGTCGAAGGGCTCGGTGATCGGGCTCTGCGGCGGCACGACGGCCACCGCTGTGGCGAACGCCCTCGGCTCGCGCCACGACCTGGCCGAGCCGTCACCGCAGGCGAGCCTCACCGTGGTGACGAATGCCATCAACATCGCGGTGCAGCTGGCGATGCGCCCCCAGATCAAGATCGTCGTCACAGGCGGGGTGCTGCACACCCGTTCCTACGAACTCGTCGGCAGCTACTCGGACCTGGTTCTCGAGTCCGTGTCGCTCGACATCGCCTTCATCGGTGTCAACGCCCTCGACCCGACGCTCGGCCCGATGACCCACGACGAGCGCGAGGCCGGCGTCAACACCCTCATGGCGGCGCGCGCTGCCCGAGCGGTGCTCATCGCCGATTCGAGCAAGATCGGCAAGAAGGCGTTCGCCACCATGGGCGGTTCTGCGCGCTTCGGCACCATCATCACCGACACCGGGATCACCGATCGTCAGCGCGGTGACCTGCTCGACAACGGCTACGAGGTGATCGTCGCCTGA
- the nagB gene encoding glucosamine-6-phosphate deaminase, which produces MAEVVIVPDAEAAGAVVADAIIALIQRRPDAVLGLATGSTPLTTYRALEARIGGDGIDVSSVRGFALDEYVGLPVDHPESYHSVIRREVVEPLGLDPARISVPNGDPGGILTSGDEYEEAILEAGGVDLQILGIGTTGHIGFNEPGSSLASTTRWKTLTEQTRRDNARFFDSIDQVPTHCITQGLGTIMRARHLVLLAFGDRKAAAVADALEGPISASHPGSAIQLHPHVTVVVDEAAASKLRNADYYRHAWALRPEGVPL; this is translated from the coding sequence ATGGCTGAAGTCGTCATAGTCCCTGATGCCGAGGCCGCCGGCGCGGTCGTCGCCGATGCCATCATCGCCCTCATCCAGCGCCGGCCGGATGCCGTGCTCGGCCTCGCGACGGGATCGACCCCGCTCACCACCTACCGGGCGCTCGAAGCTCGCATCGGTGGCGATGGGATCGACGTGAGCAGCGTTCGAGGCTTCGCGCTCGATGAGTACGTCGGCCTGCCGGTGGATCACCCCGAGAGCTACCACTCGGTGATCCGCCGTGAGGTCGTCGAACCCCTCGGGCTCGACCCCGCACGCATCAGCGTGCCCAACGGCGACCCCGGCGGAATCCTGACGTCGGGCGACGAGTACGAGGAGGCGATCCTCGAAGCCGGAGGCGTCGACCTGCAGATCCTCGGCATCGGCACCACGGGCCACATCGGGTTCAACGAGCCCGGTTCCTCCCTGGCGTCGACGACGCGCTGGAAGACCCTGACGGAGCAGACCCGCCGCGACAACGCACGCTTCTTCGACTCGATCGACCAGGTGCCGACGCACTGCATCACACAGGGGCTCGGCACGATCATGCGCGCGCGTCACCTGGTGCTGCTGGCCTTCGGGGACCGCAAGGCCGCTGCCGTCGCCGACGCGCTCGAGGGACCCATCTCGGCGAGCCACCCGGGTTCAGCCATCCAGCTGCATCCGCACGTCACCGTGGTGGTCGACGAGGCCGCGGCGTCGAAGCTCCGCAACGCCGACTACTACAGGCACGCGTGGGCGCTGCGTCCGGAGGGCGTTCCGCTGTAG
- a CDS encoding carbohydrate ABC transporter permease has translation MTATLTRDAPAATQPGRQRRRLSVPHLLLIPAIVILLVGMGYPLIWQIITSMQEFGIKQQFGQPAPFVGLSNYFSLATDPTMWEVVVRSIAFCFITAAVTLVVGLLLAVLMTAVGTVVRLILQISLLLAWAMPVVAAMTVWIWLFDRRRGVVNYLLDMIPGVDMNRFSWLSTPITFFIVASVIVIWMSVPFVAFSVYAGLTQVSEEVLEAAQLDGANGVKRLRYIIMPMIRPVIMIVLLLQLIWDLRVFTQITMLQDAGSKSSEYDLLGTYIYKLGAGSQDFGMASAVSIFVLALTLAISWFYVRSLLKEDEQS, from the coding sequence GTGACAGCAACGCTCACGCGGGACGCCCCCGCAGCGACGCAGCCCGGGCGCCAACGGCGACGCCTCTCCGTCCCGCACCTTCTCCTCATCCCCGCGATCGTCATCCTCCTGGTCGGAATGGGCTACCCGCTCATCTGGCAGATCATCACTTCGATGCAGGAATTCGGCATCAAGCAGCAGTTCGGGCAGCCGGCGCCGTTCGTCGGCCTCTCCAACTACTTCAGCCTCGCCACCGACCCCACCATGTGGGAGGTCGTCGTGCGCTCCATCGCCTTCTGCTTCATCACTGCCGCCGTGACCCTCGTGGTCGGTCTGCTGCTCGCCGTCCTCATGACCGCCGTCGGCACCGTGGTGCGACTCATCCTGCAGATCTCCCTGCTGCTCGCCTGGGCCATGCCCGTCGTCGCCGCGATGACCGTGTGGATCTGGCTCTTCGACCGCCGCCGCGGCGTCGTCAACTACCTTCTCGACATGATCCCCGGCGTCGACATGAACCGGTTCTCGTGGCTGTCGACCCCCATCACCTTCTTCATCGTCGCCAGCGTCATCGTCATCTGGATGAGCGTTCCGTTCGTGGCGTTCTCGGTCTACGCCGGTCTCACCCAGGTGTCCGAGGAGGTGCTCGAGGCGGCGCAGCTCGACGGCGCCAACGGCGTCAAGCGCCTGCGCTACATCATCATGCCCATGATCAGGCCCGTCATCATGATCGTGCTGCTGCTGCAGCTCATCTGGGACCTGCGCGTCTTCACCCAGATCACGATGCTGCAGGATGCCGGATCGAAGTCGAGCGAATACGACCTGCTCGGCACCTACATCTACAAGCTCGGCGCCGGGTCCCAGGACTTCGGCATGGCCAGCGCCGTCTCCATCTTCGTACTCGCGCTCACCCTGGCGATCAGCTGGTTCTACGTGCGCAGCCTTCTCAAGGAGGACGAGCAGTCATGA
- a CDS encoding MFS transporter — MSTTDSAAVSSTSKFPWLGLMVLAVAVFLSVTGEMLPTGLLPDMSRDLGVSEPLVGLLVTVFAFTVVLTSAPLTGLTRRLPRHALLVAAIVVLGLANVLTALAPSYGFVVGSRVVGGMAHGLFWAIVGAYAGHLVPKEQIGRAVSIALGGGTLAFVFGVPLGTALGHAVGWRLAFGIVAGLTLLSALLVWRFLPVVHRVEPGVNTAAIPAIRDRSVMAVAIVCAVTAITMIGHYVLYTYIAPYFIEVVGTDAAAISPLLFVAGVSGLIGLVVAGSVFSKLPTRGLLVALGVVALSVSALGLFSGSWIPALIAFIVWSLAFGMLPPLLQTRLLHAASARIRDAASAFYTTAFNVGIGGGALLGAVLYDTLGLAALPWVYAGIVVVAFVVVAVTSGRHRPQGAEHVEGGGSQATITS, encoded by the coding sequence GTGTCCACGACCGATTCCGCTGCCGTGAGCAGCACCTCGAAATTCCCCTGGCTGGGCCTCATGGTGCTGGCCGTCGCCGTCTTCCTCTCCGTCACCGGCGAGATGCTGCCGACGGGCCTGCTGCCCGACATGAGCCGCGACCTCGGCGTCTCGGAGCCGCTCGTCGGCCTGCTCGTCACGGTGTTCGCGTTCACGGTCGTCCTCACCAGCGCACCGCTCACCGGCCTCACCCGCAGGTTGCCGCGCCACGCCCTGCTCGTCGCTGCGATCGTGGTGCTCGGGCTGGCCAACGTGCTCACAGCCCTCGCGCCGAGCTACGGCTTCGTCGTCGGCTCCCGTGTCGTGGGAGGCATGGCGCACGGCCTGTTCTGGGCCATCGTCGGTGCCTACGCCGGCCACCTCGTCCCCAAGGAGCAGATCGGACGTGCCGTCTCCATCGCCCTCGGCGGAGGAACGCTGGCGTTCGTGTTCGGGGTTCCACTCGGCACAGCCCTCGGCCACGCCGTCGGGTGGCGACTCGCGTTCGGCATCGTCGCCGGCCTCACCCTGCTGAGCGCCCTGCTGGTCTGGCGCTTCCTGCCGGTGGTGCACCGCGTCGAGCCCGGGGTCAACACCGCGGCGATCCCGGCGATCCGCGACAGGTCCGTCATGGCCGTGGCGATCGTCTGCGCCGTGACGGCGATCACCATGATCGGCCACTACGTGCTGTACACCTACATCGCCCCCTACTTCATCGAGGTGGTGGGAACGGATGCCGCCGCCATCAGCCCGCTGCTCTTCGTCGCCGGTGTCTCGGGCCTCATCGGCCTGGTGGTGGCCGGGTCCGTGTTCAGCAAGCTGCCCACGCGAGGGCTGCTCGTCGCCCTCGGTGTTGTGGCGCTGTCGGTCTCAGCGCTCGGCCTCTTCTCGGGCAGCTGGATCCCCGCGCTCATCGCCTTCATCGTCTGGAGCCTGGCCTTCGGCATGCTCCCGCCGCTGCTCCAGACCCGACTTCTGCACGCCGCTTCGGCCCGCATCCGCGATGCCGCCAGTGCCTTCTACACGACGGCCTTCAACGTCGGCATCGGCGGGGGAGCGCTGCTCGGCGCCGTGCTCTACGACACGCTCGGACTCGCGGCGCTGCCGTGGGTGTACGCGGGAATCGTCGTCGTGGCCTTCGTCGTGGTGGCCGTCACCTCCGGCCGGCACCGGCCGCAGGGGGCCGAGCACGTCGAGGGCGGCGGCTCTCAGGCGACGATCACCTCGTAG
- a CDS encoding carbohydrate ABC transporter permease produces MTDTSINTHVIASELAPAPAPIPTAPETQPQKLTRLRFRPARILLSVLAIVVSIAWVFPVYWMINSSLLPNRTLQSFIPTFLPIGGSLDNYSNALEDGTFYSALGISLSVTLIAVFFCLLFAFLAAVAISRFRFKGRKSFVLAVLIIQMLPAEGLFIAQYKMVSSVGLLNSIIGVSIIYTAAVVPFTIWMLRGFVAGIPADLEEAAMVDGLSRTGAFMRITFPLLAPGLVASGVFAFLQAWNEFTVALVLLPAEDMHTLPLWLRGFIQASATRETDWGQVMAASTLVALPVIIFFLIVQGRMTSGLVAGAVKG; encoded by the coding sequence ATGACCGACACCAGCATCAACACCCACGTCATCGCCAGCGAGCTCGCGCCGGCTCCAGCCCCCATCCCCACCGCCCCTGAGACTCAGCCGCAGAAGCTCACGCGCCTGCGCTTCCGTCCGGCGCGCATCCTGCTGTCGGTCCTCGCGATCGTCGTCTCGATCGCGTGGGTGTTCCCGGTCTACTGGATGATCAACTCTTCGCTGCTGCCCAACCGCACTCTGCAGTCGTTCATCCCGACCTTCCTGCCCATCGGCGGATCGCTGGACAACTACTCCAACGCCCTCGAGGACGGGACGTTCTACTCGGCGCTCGGGATCAGCCTGTCCGTCACTCTCATCGCGGTGTTCTTCTGCCTGCTGTTCGCGTTCCTCGCGGCCGTGGCCATCAGCCGGTTCCGGTTCAAGGGACGCAAGTCCTTCGTGCTCGCGGTCCTCATCATCCAGATGCTGCCGGCCGAGGGGCTGTTCATCGCCCAGTACAAGATGGTCTCGAGCGTCGGGCTCCTGAACTCGATCATCGGCGTGAGCATCATCTACACGGCCGCCGTCGTGCCGTTCACGATCTGGATGCTCCGCGGCTTCGTCGCCGGCATCCCGGCCGACCTCGAGGAGGCCGCCATGGTCGACGGGCTCAGCCGCACCGGAGCGTTCATGCGCATCACCTTCCCGTTGCTGGCACCCGGGCTCGTGGCATCCGGAGTCTTCGCGTTCCTGCAGGCCTGGAACGAGTTCACGGTCGCCCTCGTGCTGCTGCCCGCCGAGGACATGCACACGCTGCCGCTCTGGCTGCGCGGCTTCATCCAGGCCAGCGCGACCCGCGAGACCGACTGGGGCCAGGTCATGGCCGCGTCCACCCTCGTGGCACTGCCCGTCATCATCTTCTTCCTCATCGTGCAGGGCCGGATGACGAGCGGACTCGTGGCCGGGGCGGTCAAGGGATGA
- a CDS encoding YrdB family protein — MSDAAPEPSRVSPNDILRFLLEIFAIVTLGIWGFLAWPLPWPGAVIGIGAPLFAILLWGLFRSPKAVFHIDPFGKALVEIVVMGSAAVAWWQLGQPVVAAVFAVIATVSGIISGRKEFA; from the coding sequence GTGAGTGACGCAGCGCCAGAACCCTCCAGAGTGAGTCCGAACGACATCCTCCGATTCCTCCTCGAGATCTTCGCGATCGTCACGCTGGGCATCTGGGGCTTCCTGGCCTGGCCGCTGCCGTGGCCGGGTGCCGTCATCGGCATCGGAGCACCGCTGTTCGCCATCCTGCTCTGGGGCCTGTTCCGGTCCCCCAAGGCCGTGTTCCACATCGACCCGTTCGGCAAGGCACTGGTCGAGATCGTCGTGATGGGTTCGGCGGCCGTCGCCTGGTGGCAGCTCGGGCAACCCGTCGTCGCCGCGGTCTTCGCCGTCATCGCCACCGTCTCGGGCATCATCAGTGGTCGCAAGGAGTTCGCGTGA
- the nagZ gene encoding beta-N-acetylhexosaminidase, which produces MSGAVSTAPVPDPDIASSRGELRSLVAATLMPGFVGTELPEWLAARLRAGLGGVCIFGPNIVSPSQLRALTDAVREANPRAVIAIDEEGGDVTRLYYDQGSPYPGPAVLGRLDDVDLTERVGRTVAHELAIVGCTLNFAPDADVNSNPDNPVIGVRSFGTDPAAVARHVGAWVRGHEGAGIAVSAKHFPGHGDTAQDSHLALPVVDADLETLRSRELVPFRAAIEAGARTIMTSHILIPQVDAEFPATHSRRILQGLLRDELGFDGVIVSDALDMKGASGLHGIPEAAVRALDAGCDLLCIGTENTDAELGEIEDLVLAAIAGRRLSVERVLEAGLRVRELGEETNAVLAGLDIGSVRAMEDATDGTIAAEPSEPDFDVEQVQRAFDVSPHARAWLDAGIAPTAVVRIDTVANIAVGVAPWGPFAELARHPFPTDSAWSVPHALAEAGASLPDLSGPVIVVGKDIHRHAFARDAIDALRAGGGAVLVIDMGWPSDDRTYADIATFGASRLLGRSVLALLDGAVA; this is translated from the coding sequence ATGAGCGGCGCCGTTTCCACCGCCCCCGTTCCCGACCCCGACATCGCCAGCAGCAGGGGAGAACTCCGCTCGCTGGTCGCCGCGACCCTCATGCCGGGATTCGTCGGCACCGAGCTTCCCGAGTGGCTCGCCGCGCGTCTGCGGGCTGGACTCGGCGGGGTCTGCATCTTCGGTCCGAACATCGTGTCGCCATCCCAGCTGCGTGCGCTCACGGATGCGGTTCGGGAAGCCAACCCGCGGGCGGTCATCGCGATCGACGAGGAGGGCGGCGATGTCACCCGGCTCTACTACGACCAGGGCTCGCCATACCCCGGCCCCGCCGTGCTCGGACGACTCGACGACGTCGACCTCACCGAGCGCGTCGGCCGCACCGTCGCACACGAGCTCGCCATCGTCGGCTGCACCCTGAACTTCGCACCGGATGCCGACGTCAACTCCAACCCTGACAACCCGGTGATCGGCGTGCGCAGCTTCGGAACCGACCCCGCCGCGGTCGCCCGGCACGTCGGCGCCTGGGTGAGAGGGCACGAGGGAGCCGGCATCGCCGTGAGCGCCAAGCACTTCCCCGGGCATGGAGACACCGCCCAGGACTCCCATCTCGCCCTTCCCGTCGTCGACGCCGACCTCGAGACCCTGCGCTCCCGGGAACTCGTGCCCTTCCGTGCCGCGATCGAGGCCGGAGCCCGCACGATCATGACGTCCCACATCCTCATCCCGCAGGTCGACGCCGAGTTCCCGGCGACGCACTCGCGGCGGATCCTGCAGGGACTGCTGCGCGACGAGCTCGGCTTCGACGGCGTGATCGTCAGCGACGCCTTGGACATGAAGGGAGCGAGCGGTCTCCACGGCATCCCCGAGGCCGCCGTGCGCGCTCTCGACGCCGGGTGCGACCTGCTCTGCATCGGCACGGAGAACACCGATGCCGAGCTCGGCGAGATCGAGGATCTCGTGCTCGCGGCCATCGCGGGCCGGCGACTGTCCGTCGAGCGCGTCCTGGAGGCCGGACTCCGTGTGCGCGAGCTGGGGGAGGAGACCAACGCCGTCCTGGCCGGTCTCGACATCGGCTCGGTGCGTGCCATGGAGGACGCCACGGACGGCACCATCGCCGCCGAGCCCTCCGAACCGGACTTCGACGTCGAGCAGGTGCAGCGAGCTTTCGACGTCTCGCCGCATGCCCGGGCCTGGCTCGACGCCGGAATCGCGCCGACGGCCGTCGTGCGCATCGACACCGTCGCGAACATCGCCGTGGGAGTCGCGCCCTGGGGCCCGTTCGCCGAGCTCGCGCGGCATCCGTTCCCCACGGACTCGGCATGGAGTGTCCCGCACGCTCTCGCCGAGGCGGGAGCGTCGCTTCCCGACCTCTCCGGCCCGGTGATCGTGGTCGGCAAGGACATCCACCGCCATGCCTTCGCACGCGATGCCATCGATGCCCTCCGCGCTGGCGGGGGAGCGGTCCTCGTGATCGACATGGGCTGGCCGAGCGACGACCGTACCTACGCCGACATCGCCACCTTCGGCGCATCGCGGCTGCTCGGTCGCAGCGTGCTCGCCCTGCTCGACGGGGCGGTCGCATGA
- the nagA gene encoding N-acetylglucosamine-6-phosphate deacetylase encodes MSIIVRGARKLDADGIIDDFWFAASADRITATGTGDGWRAVEASDPTAAVTDAEGRWLTPGFIDLHGHGGGGTDFDHDLDGIRTALAVHRAHGTTRSVLSLVTNPVDSLIDSLGIIAELADADPLVLGSHLEGPFLADSHRGAHDPELLIDADAAVVAALLGAARGTLRQVTIAPELPGGLDAIEAFRAAGVVVAIGHTAASFEQAQTAFDRGATLVTHAFNALPGIHHRQPGPIVAAFGDQRVTLELILDGVHVRPEVAALAFAAAPGRIALITDAMAAAGSVDGHYELGSLDVTVTDGVARLTAGGSIAGSTLTMDRALKNAVELVGLDPVAAVAALTLTPARVLGLDADLGLLAEGRAADAVLLDAAFAVQQVWANGVAL; translated from the coding sequence GTGAGCATCATCGTGCGCGGTGCACGCAAGCTCGACGCCGATGGCATCATCGACGACTTCTGGTTCGCGGCATCCGCCGACCGCATAACGGCGACCGGCACCGGAGACGGATGGCGTGCCGTCGAGGCGTCCGACCCGACCGCCGCAGTCACCGACGCCGAGGGGCGCTGGCTCACCCCCGGTTTCATCGACCTGCACGGCCATGGCGGCGGCGGAACCGACTTCGACCACGATCTCGACGGCATCCGCACGGCCCTCGCCGTGCATCGCGCCCACGGCACGACGAGATCGGTGCTGAGCCTCGTCACGAACCCCGTCGACAGCCTGATCGACAGCCTCGGCATCATCGCCGAGCTCGCGGATGCCGACCCGCTGGTGCTCGGTTCGCACCTCGAGGGCCCGTTCCTCGCCGACTCGCATCGCGGTGCGCACGACCCCGAGCTGCTGATCGACGCTGATGCCGCCGTTGTCGCGGCCCTCCTCGGTGCGGCGCGCGGCACCCTGCGCCAGGTGACGATCGCTCCCGAGCTGCCCGGCGGTCTCGACGCCATCGAGGCGTTCCGCGCCGCCGGTGTCGTCGTGGCCATCGGCCACACGGCCGCGAGCTTCGAGCAGGCGCAGACGGCGTTCGACCGGGGGGCGACGCTCGTGACGCACGCCTTCAACGCGCTGCCCGGAATCCACCACCGCCAGCCCGGACCGATCGTCGCGGCCTTCGGCGATCAGCGGGTCACCCTCGAGCTCATCCTCGACGGCGTCCACGTGCGACCCGAGGTCGCCGCGCTCGCCTTCGCCGCTGCCCCCGGCCGCATCGCCCTCATCACCGATGCCATGGCCGCTGCCGGATCCGTCGACGGTCACTACGAGCTGGGCTCGCTCGACGTCACCGTGACCGACGGCGTCGCTCGGCTCACAGCAGGAGGATCCATCGCCGGCTCGACCCTCACGATGGATCGCGCCCTGAAGAACGCCGTCGAGCTCGTCGGCCTCGACCCCGTCGCCGCGGTGGCGGCCCTCACTCTGACGCCGGCGCGGGTGCTCGGTCTCGACGCCGATCTCGGGCTGCTGGCTGAGGGTCGAGCCGCGGATGCCGTGCTCCTCGACGCGGCCTTCGCCGTGCAGCAGGTCTGGGCGAACGGCGTCGCGCTCTAA